A section of the Streptomyces sp. Je 1-369 genome encodes:
- the proB gene encoding glutamate 5-kinase, whose protein sequence is MASARQSVAEARRVVVKVGSSSLTTASGGLDADRVDALVDVLAKSRDGGTREIVLVSSGAIAAGLSPLGLVRRPKDLARQQAAASVGQGLLVARYTASFARYGVRVGQVLLTSDDMARRAHHRNASRTLDQLLAMGALPVVNENDTVATDEIRFGDNDRLAALVAHLVHADLLVLLSDVDGLYDGDPAKPGTSRIDEVTGPADMAHVEIGSAGKAGVGTGGMVTKVEAARIAAAAGIPVVLTSASHAGDALAGRATGTYFHRTGRRSADRLLWLQHASEPRGALTLDDGAVRAVVEGRKSLLPAGIAAVEGEFTAGDPVELRDAAGRAVARGLVNFDAKEIPLLIGRSTRDLAKELGPAYEREVVHRDDLVLLPG, encoded by the coding sequence CGTCGTCAAGGTCGGGTCGTCGTCCCTGACCACCGCATCGGGGGGCCTGGACGCGGACCGTGTCGACGCCCTCGTCGATGTGCTCGCCAAGAGCCGTGACGGCGGCACGCGCGAGATCGTGCTCGTCTCCTCCGGCGCCATCGCCGCGGGGCTCTCCCCGCTCGGCCTCGTCCGCCGCCCCAAGGACCTCGCCCGCCAGCAGGCCGCGGCCAGCGTCGGCCAGGGCCTGCTCGTGGCCCGCTACACCGCGTCCTTCGCGCGCTACGGCGTACGTGTCGGACAGGTGCTCCTCACCTCCGACGACATGGCCCGCAGGGCCCACCACCGCAACGCCTCGCGCACCCTCGACCAGCTGCTCGCCATGGGCGCGCTGCCCGTCGTGAACGAGAACGACACCGTGGCGACCGACGAGATCCGCTTCGGCGACAACGACCGGCTCGCCGCCCTCGTCGCCCACCTCGTCCACGCCGACCTCCTCGTCCTCCTCTCCGACGTGGACGGCCTCTACGACGGAGACCCCGCGAAGCCCGGCACCTCCCGCATCGACGAGGTCACGGGCCCCGCCGACATGGCGCACGTCGAGATCGGCAGCGCGGGCAAGGCGGGCGTCGGCACCGGTGGCATGGTCACCAAGGTCGAGGCCGCCCGGATCGCCGCCGCCGCGGGCATCCCGGTCGTCCTGACGTCCGCGAGCCACGCCGGGGACGCCCTCGCGGGCCGCGCCACCGGCACGTACTTCCACCGCACCGGACGCCGCTCCGCCGACCGTCTCCTGTGGCTGCAGCACGCCTCCGAGCCGCGGGGTGCCCTCACCCTGGACGACGGGGCGGTGCGCGCGGTCGTCGAGGGGCGCAAGTCGCTGCTGCCCGCCGGGATCGCCGCCGTCGAGGGGGAGTTCACCGCGGGGGACCCCGTCGAGCTGCGGGACGCCGCGGGCCGTGCGGTGGCGCGCGGGCTGGTGAACTTCGACGCCAAGGAGATCCCGTTGCTCATCGGGCGCTCCACACGGGACCTCGCCAAGGAACTCGGACCTGCGTACGAGCGGGAAGTCGTGCACCGGGACGACCTCGTCCTGCTGCCCGGCTAG